A single region of the Salvia miltiorrhiza cultivar Shanhuang (shh) chromosome 8, IMPLAD_Smil_shh, whole genome shotgun sequence genome encodes:
- the LOC131000213 gene encoding uncharacterized protein LOC131000213 produces MGKGKKFSWGSALVGAAAASAASLVLSSRPRDPTFHLISIDITSFKMNFPVLDAETILTVHVTNPNVAPIRYSDTVMSIYYAGALLGSAPVEAGSQPPRSCQLLRLPARLSGLQLAHHAKSFVADVGRREMVLDSTVDISGTAKVLWWNHGFKVHVDSHIVVDPVYLDVIDQENKSKLELFVRNS; encoded by the coding sequence ATGGGCAAAGGGAAGAAGTTCAGCTGGGGATCGGCCCTGGTGGGCGCGGCGGCGGCGTCGGCCGCGAGCCTGGTGCTGTCGTCGAGGCCGCGCGACCCGACGTTCCACCTGATCTCCATCGACATCACCTCCTTCAAGATGAACTTCCCGGTGCTGGACGCGGAGACGATCCTGACCGTCCACGTCACCAACCCCAACGTGGCCCCCATCCGCTACTCCGACACCGTGATGTCCATCTACTACGCCGGCGCGCTCCTCGGCTCCGCCCCCGTGGAGGCCGGGTCGCAGCCACCGCGGTCGTGCCAGCTGCTGCGGCTGCCGGCGCGCCTCAGCGGCCTCCAGCTGGCGCACCACGCGAAGAGCTTCGTGGCGGACGTGGGGCGGCGGGAGATGGTGCTCGACTCCACCGTCGACATCAGCGGCACCGCCAAGGTGCTGTGGTGGAACCATGGCTTCAAGGTGCACGTCGACAGCCACATCGTCGTCGATCCGGTTTATCTCGATGTAATTGATCAGGAAAATAAATCTAAGCTGGAATTGTTTGTTCGTAATTCCTGA
- the LOC131000214 gene encoding germin-like protein 9-3 produces MDSHIPTLLITTLLLSISPKPVLGGDPDILTDFIAPPNSPPPNATFFTFSGFRSLVAAPVPAKFQVVKATMEQFPALNGQSVSYAALLYPPASANPVHTHPRAAELLFLTQGELEVGFVDSANKLYTQTLQAGDMFVFPKGLVHFQYNADAQVPAFAVSAFGSAAAGTVSLPNALFNSTVDDTVLALSFKTDVATIQKIKAGLKG; encoded by the coding sequence ATGGATTCCCACATCCCAACTCTACTCATCACCACACTACTCCTTTCCATATCTCCAAAACCAGTACTCGGAGGCGATCCCGACATCCTCACAGACTTCATCGCGCCGCCCAACTCGCCGCCGCCCAACGCCACCTTCTTCACATTCAGCGGGTTCCGGTCCCTGGTGGCGGCGCCGGTCCCGGCGAAATTCCAGGTCGTGAAGGCGACGATGGAGCAGTTCCCAGCCCTGAACGGGCAGAGCGTGTCGTACGCGGCCCTGCTGTACCCTCCGGCGTCGGCGAACCCGGTCCACACGCACCCGCGCGCGGCGGAGCTCCTCTTCCTGACGCAGGGGGAGCTGGAGGTGGGCTTCGTCGACTCCGCCAACAAGCTCTACACGCAGACGCTGCAGGCCGGGGACATGTTTGTGTTTCCCAAGGGTTTGGTGCACTTCCAGTACAACGCCGACGCTCAAGTTCCGGCCTTCGCCGTGTCGGCTTttgggagcgccgccgccggcacTGTTTCGCTGCCCAACGCGCTCTTCAACTCCACCGTTGATGACACTGTTCTCGCTCTCTCTTTCAAGACCGATGTCGCCACCATTCAGAAAATCAAGGCAGGGTTGAAGGGATAG